In Triticum aestivum cultivar Chinese Spring chromosome 5B, IWGSC CS RefSeq v2.1, whole genome shotgun sequence, the following proteins share a genomic window:
- the LOC123116701 gene encoding SKP1-like protein 1B: MAAAAAVAPEKKLTLRSSDGVEFVVEEMVAMESQAIKHMIEDDCANNIIPLPNVIAEILAMVIKYCKQHVEKHGAEATDSTTKASERYLKTFDKDFVDVEQRILFDLILAVNYLDIKGLLDLTCQKAADMIKGLTPEEIRRTFNIKNDLTKEEVDELWMKN; encoded by the exons ATGGCGGCCGCGGCAGCAGTGGCACCGGAGAAGAAGCTCACGCTGAGGAGCTCCGACGGCGTGGAGTTTGTGGTGGAGGAGATGGTGGCGATGGAGTCACAGGCCATCAAGCACATGATCGAGGATGACTGCGCCAACAACATCATCCCCCTCCCCAATGTAATAGCAGAGATCCTTGCCATGGTCATCAAATACTGCAAGCAGCACGTCGAGAAGCACGGAGCCGAAGCCACAGACTCCACCACCAAGGCCTCCGAGCGGTACCTCAAGACCTTCGACAAGGATTTCGTCGACGTCGAACAACGCATCCTCTTCGACCTCATCTTG GCTGTAAACTACCTGGACATCAAGGGGTTGCTGGATCTGACCTGCCAGAAGGCCGCTGACATGATAAAGGGGCTGACTCCAGAGGAGATCCGTAGGACCTTCAACATCAAGAACGACCTCACCAAAGAGGAAGTGGATGAACTCTGGATGAAGAACTAG